The Pyrus communis chromosome 14, drPyrComm1.1, whole genome shotgun sequence sequence ATGTCCCGAAGACAGCATTTCGGACTCCttatggtcattatgagtttctcGTGATGCTATTCGGGTTAATGAATGCTCGAGCAGCCTTTATAGACTTGATGAATcgagtatttcaatcgtatctCGACAGGTTCgtcattattttcattaatgaTATTTTGGTATATTCTAAGACAAAAGTGGAGCATACTAGACATCTAAGTCTGGTTCTGAAGAAGTTAAGGGAAAATCAACTGTATGCTAAATTTAGTAAATGTTAGTTCTAGCTGGATCAATTATCGTTCTTGGGACATATGATATCAACCCAGGGTATTCTTGTGGACCCTTAGAAGGTAGTTGCCATAGAGAATTGGGAACATCCTCATACTGTCACGGAAATGCGGAGTTTTCTTGGTATTGCGGGCTATTATCGACGCTTTGTGAAAGATTTCTCAATTATAGCCCTGCCTCTAACCCCGTTGAACATGAAGGGAGTTAAATTTGAGTGAAGTGATGATTGTGAGAGAAGTTttcagcagttgaagtattgtatcactcatgcacctgttttggcacttctTGATGATAGTGGGAACTTCGAGATCCatagtgatgcttctttgaatggtttAGGATGTGTACTAATGCAGCATGGAAAAGTGATCATGTATGCTTCATGACAGTTAAAGCCCCACGAAATGAATTATCCTACTCATGATCTCGAGTTAGCAGctattatatttgatttgaaaatcTGGAGGCATTATTTGTACGGGAAAATGTGTCAGATCTTCACCGACCATAAAAGCCTTAAATACATTTTCACTCAGAAAGATCTTAATCTCAGGCAGCGGAGATGGGTTGAGTTGCTTAATGATTATGACTAGACTATTGagtatcatcctggtcgtgcaaacTTTATAGCTAATGCTTTAAGCAGGAAATCCCAGGGTCTACTCAACACACTTTATGCACGCAGTGTTCCAATTTTGACTGAATTGCGATCTATTGTAGTTACATTAGAGGAAGATTACCAGGGAGCTTTAcgtgctaattttcaagttaggccaattgtGTTGGATCGTGTACTCGAAGCTCAGGTGAATGACCCAGAATCACAAGCGTTGGTACAGGCAGTGTCAGAAGGGAAAAGATGAGACCTTAGGATCCGGAGACCTGATAGTATGCTTATGTAGGGTGATCGGATGCATGTGTCAGACATAGAaggattgaagaaagaaatactTGATGAAGCGCATGTTTCAGCTTATGCGATGCATCCTGGGAGTACCAAGATGTATCATACCAtccgaccattttattattggcttggtatgaaaagagaaatcGCAGAGTATGTAAGTCGCTGTGTTGTTTGTCAGTAGGTCGAGGCAGAAAGGAAGAAACCGTTTGGATTACTACAGCCACTTCCCGTACCTcaatggaaatgggaaaatattaccatGGATTTCATGTACAAGTTACCTCATACGCAAAATGGTTATGATGGTATGTGGGTGATAGTTGATCGACTCACCAAGTCAGCACACTTCATACCCGTTCGTGAGAATTACTCGTTAAGTTAGTTGGCAGACAGTTCATCTCTGAAATTGTTAAGTACCACAAAGTTCCCATTAGTATCATTTCTGATCGGGATCCTAGATTCACTTCGaaattttgggtagcttttcaagaagctctcggtttgaatttgttttacGGCACAGCTTATCATCTCAGAAAAATGGGCAATTTGAGAGGACTATTCAGACACTGGAAGATATGTTGAGATCCTTAGTTTTGTAGTTTGGTGACGGTTGGCATAAGTGCTTGGCTTTAATCGAGTTCGTTTATAATAACAGCTGTCATTTTAACATTGGTATGTCACCTTTTGAAGCGctttatgggaaaccatgtcgtACCCCGCTATGTTGGTCTGAAGTCGGCGagagagttttagtgggtcctAAGATTGTGGATGAGACTACACAGAACATTCAGGTGATAAAAGCTTACCTTAAGGTGGCCCAGGATCAACAAAAGAGTATCGCCAATAGACATTCAACTAACAGGGCATATAAGGTTAGAGATTGGGTGTTTTTGAAGTTATCACCATGGAAAGGTGTGGTACGGTTCAGGAAGAAGGGGAAGCTAAGTCCTCATTATATTGGACCGTATCAGATCATCGAGCGAATTGGTGAAGTTGCCTACCGGCTTAAGCTACCACCAGAATTATCGAAGGTGAATAACGTGTTCCATGTGTCTATGTTGCGTAGATATGTATCTGATCTGTCACACGTGATTCCTCCTCAGCCACTGGAAATTAATCCAGACTTGACTTACGATGAGGTTCCAGTGACGATTTTGGATTGGAAAGATAAGGTTCTCTGGAACAAGACCGTTTGCATGGTGAAAGTCTTGTGAAAGAACCACTCAATTGAGGAAGCCACCTGGGAGACGGAGGAACGCATGCTAGACTGTATCCACATCTGTTCTTTGATTATTGATTTGTGTTGTGTTGGAATTTcggggatgaaattttcttaaggggagTAGATTGTGATGACCCGTCCctattttctatgtaattttctCCCCGAGTGTGTAAATTGACGATTATGCCCAGGTTGGCTAAGTGACATGGATGTACATATGTGGTTTTATAAGATTCAGAGTTTCAGTgaacaacccaaaaaaaaataaaaaaaaattcagagttTCTAacttgtttttcttattttgttcatCCTTGACTTTAACAATCTTGAGTTGAGTTGAGTTTTGTTAGCTCAGAAGGCCCATCTGAATTGCTCTAATCTAATTGATCAAGCATTGCAATCTTCACTTTAAAACGCTAGTGAAATACCATCACATCACAAGATCACATACAAAAGGCTGAGCTAGCACATATCTTCAGCAAAATGTAAACACCTCTAGTGTATTTAGATGAGTGAGACCCCACTTTATCCTATGAAGTGCCACGTGGCAGATGATCATTGAATAACCATCCATCCATGCAACTACAATCTATCCTTCCCAAAATATCTCCACCGGCAGCTGACAAAACCCTACCCCTTTCAAGTTAATATCAGCCACCACCTCCACCAATAACATTTCTGACTCCCTTACTCCATAACTCAGAGTCACAGCTGAGAGagtaagaaacagaaaaaaatggCAGCAAGCATGGCGACCGCATCAACCGTGATGGGGCTGGGTAGTTCCTCCCTCTCACCAAACAGGACATGCCTTTCTTCAGGTTCatatttcacacacacatatacatatacacactcACACATATATAGATGCTCTCGCTAAAATGCGCCTCTGTGCACAATACACTAATGTTGCACTTCTCTTTAATTACAGGCTTTGTGAAGCCTATTGTGGTTGGAAACCCTCTGAGGCAAGTTAGGGCTTCTGGAGGAAGGTTCACATGGTAATTTACCTATCATTTTCTTAAGAAGATCATGACCGTTGATTTTGTTGTCGTAAAGTAAAAATTGTTGTATGTGACTGTACATATCAATGTACCGTGTTACTAattgatatgtgataagtgattgattTATACTTGATGAGTATAATATTAACACATGTGGTGTATACGACACAATATCCACATGCCACATGTTAGAAtcataccaaaaaaaataatggtTGTTATATTGTTGTGCATGTGTACCAGTGCGTGGTTATAATCAATGTTTAGCCTAAATTAAGCAAACAATTAATGTGGTAACTGGTAAGACATCTATGCACTGATGCAtatagggttttgttttgtgttgaaTGGTGTTGGGAACGAACAGTAGCTTTCAGAGGGATTGGCTGCGGAGAGATCTGAATGTGATTGGGTTTGGGTTGATAGGATGGCTGGCTCCCTCGAGCATACCGTTAATCGACGGTAAGAGTTTGACGGGGCTCTTCTTTGAGAGCATTGGTGCTGAACTCGCTCACTTCCCCTCACCTCCTGCTCTCACTTCTCAGTTTTGGTCAGTAACCCTTCTAATTTTTGTACCTTTATTATTTGATCTTGTTTCGATTACTAtcaaaggtttttcttttttcttccttttctgttCAAACACAAAATTGCACTAAAACAGCCCAAAGGGCACAATTCCGACATTCAAGGCCCAAATACCCAAGCCATATACAAACAACCCAAAAAAACTTTATACGGCCCAAAAAGACATATATGCAGCAAAATGCCCCTCGAAATACCCCCCAAACAACCCCTAAATCCCAAATCTAtaggtttttgtattttttattttttatacaagcggTATTGAGGGAGGGTGAATTGAACTTAAGACATCGAATATAATGTGAATGCTCATAATCTCTGAGCTACTAACTACTTTCAATCCCAAATAAAAAACAGAGTGGTTGAAAATATGCTTGCACTAGCTATCGTATATGTACTTTAAGGATTTATCTCACTAATTATGTTATACAGAAGTCAAAATCTCTGTTTTTAGGGTATTCTTAATCGAGTTTGCATATTTAGTAAAATATTAAGCTATTTCGAGCGACATAACTTGTGTATTCGATTTAAGATTGATTAGCAAAATGTGTTAGCATAAGTCAATTAATTTATCCAGTCGACTTCAGGTCGTTTGATAAACTTAATCACGTAATTTGAGTATTATTATTGTTCCCTATGACCATCTAACCTTTGggt is a genomic window containing:
- the LOC137716051 gene encoding photosystem I subunit O-like is translated as MAASMATASTVMGLGSSSLSPNRTCLSSGFVKPIVVGNPLRQVRASGGRFTCSFQRDWLRRDLNVIGFGLIGWLAPSSIPLIDGKSLTGLFFESIGAELAHFPSPPALTSQFWLWLITWHLGLFIALTFGQIGFKGRTEDYFDK